The genomic window GGTCTAATCCTGTCCACGCTTTCGCAAGAAGAGAACCACGATTAGGACCAACATAGGCTTTTATTAAAAATTCCTGTGTTTCCCCTGGCGAGACTTGACATTGTGTTACACCAACGCCGACACGGAAATGTCTCGGTCCTCCTGTTATCCACCCTTGAGCCCCGTTAAATTCAGGTTTCATAGCAATAACGAAGTAAGCACTTCGAATTGCAGTCCACCTTAAATCATAAACCCTCTCTAAAAAAGCTAATGGGTCAGGTTTTGGAGTAAATTTTGATGTTACATATCTCAGGAGTTCACCTTTTCGTTCAAAGATGACTGTCTGTGGTATTCCTTTATTATTATCTCCCGACTTTACGTTAGGACCCCAGTTTAGAGAGAACACCGGATTTACACGATTTTGCTCCTCTGCTGGAAATATACTTGTTGCGAGATTGGAGATTCGAATACGCACATCTAATGTAAAAGGAGATTCGCCGAAGGAAAATATTTTTTCAACTTTTATATATTCAGGGATAGTATATGAAAAATGAGCAACATGCTCTTTATCATCAACTTGCACATCCCAAATTTTTGTATCTAAGACATCTGCTAATGGATGGTCGTGGAAACGTAGTCCAAAGGGGTATACTGAGTCCTTGTCTGGTGTATTCCTCCAAATTGGGATAAGCTGAACTAAATCATTGCGATTGGGCTTTAAATAGATATTTAGGTATTTAACCCGTGCTCCGACTCTGGTGAAAATGATTTCCATGTCATCCTTTGACAAAAGAACTTTAGTCTGTTCTTCATCAATGGAATCAGGTTCAGGTGGTAAATTTATTTCGGTAAGTGAGGTTTTTTCTGTTTTCTGGTCTACATTCTGTTTATCGTTAACAGCAGTATGTTTCTCGCTAACTTCTAAAGGAGCTGTATTGGCACCCTCAGAAGTTTTGGTTTTGTCTTCTGGGGTGGTTTTGGGAGGGTTGGGAATAAAAAAGTAACTCCAAACAACCACAATAGCGGTGAGTAATAATAACCCTATTATTTGGTTTTGGAATACTTTTTTATTATCATCATCTCCAAACATGTTCTAAAACTCCATTACATAATATACGGTATTAACTCATTGGAGGGTACTGCTACTACAATCCGATATGAAGTGAAAATACTATGAAAGGGGACTTTTATAGGAGTGATGCTTCTTACAGCTAAGGAATTCCAG from Candidatus Hydrogenedens sp. includes these protein-coding regions:
- the yidC gene encoding membrane protein insertase YidC, with amino-acid sequence MFGDDDNKKVFQNQIIGLLLLTAIVVVWSYFFIPNPPKTTPEDKTKTSEGANTAPLEVSEKHTAVNDKQNVDQKTEKTSLTEINLPPEPDSIDEEQTKVLLSKDDMEIIFTRVGARVKYLNIYLKPNRNDLVQLIPIWRNTPDKDSVYPFGLRFHDHPLADVLDTKIWDVQVDDKEHVAHFSYTIPEYIKVEKIFSFGESPFTLDVRIRISNLATSIFPAEEQNRVNPVFSLNWGPNVKSGDNNKGIPQTVIFERKGELLRYVTSKFTPKPDPLAFLERVYDLRWTAIRSAYFVIAMKPEFNGAQGWITGGPRHFRVGVGVTQCQVSPGETQEFLIKAYVGPNRGSLLAKAWTGLDQVWEFFTSVKVMDKFAKILLGILNFFYEWTIPNYGVAIILLTILVRLVVFPLTWKSMVSMKKMQKLAPEIEKLKQEIGDNQQELQKRMMELYRERGVNPLGGCLPLFLQLPVFIALYRMLWSAVELRGAPFIFWMNDMSQPDRLINLPFSIPFPFSGGHLESINLLPILMGISMYLSQKLTPGATAVQTPQQRIMMNIMPIFFTLICYNMASGLSLYILVSTLLGIAQNYIIPTKDVDITPRKTPSARRHFYTAAQEKKRQWAKELRRERKLKQRKVNEDDK